One genomic segment of Sanyastnella coralliicola includes these proteins:
- the mazG gene encoding nucleoside triphosphate pyrophosphohydrolase, translated as MNSMQDKLKAFERLLIIMDELREQCPWDMKQTMDSLRHLTIEEVYELTDAIMDKDMEEVKKELGDIMLHMVFYARIASETQQFDIADSLNSICDKIIDRHPHIYGDVDVADEEEVKQNWEKLKLKEGKKSVLQGVPKSLPSLVKAVRVQDKARGVGFDWDHEDQVWEKVQEELQEFKAEADAGSDKVEEEFGDLMFSLINFARFKGINPDDALERTNKKFIKRFQFLEVESAKDGKVLGEMTLEEMDGYWERAKTEA; from the coding sequence ATGAACAGCATGCAAGATAAACTAAAGGCTTTTGAACGCCTGCTCATCATCATGGATGAGCTGCGTGAACAGTGTCCGTGGGATATGAAACAGACGATGGATAGTCTGCGTCATTTGACGATCGAGGAGGTGTATGAATTGACCGATGCGATCATGGATAAAGACATGGAAGAGGTGAAGAAGGAGCTGGGAGATATCATGCTTCATATGGTCTTTTATGCTCGAATTGCCAGTGAAACGCAGCAGTTTGACATTGCTGATAGCCTAAATTCTATTTGCGATAAGATCATTGATCGTCACCCGCATATTTACGGTGATGTTGACGTAGCGGATGAAGAAGAAGTCAAGCAGAACTGGGAAAAGCTGAAGTTGAAAGAAGGGAAGAAGTCGGTACTTCAAGGGGTACCAAAGTCGCTTCCTAGTTTGGTGAAGGCAGTTCGTGTGCAAGACAAAGCACGTGGCGTTGGGTTTGATTGGGATCATGAAGACCAAGTGTGGGAGAAAGTGCAGGAAGAGCTTCAGGAGTTTAAGGCCGAAGCTGATGCTGGCAGTGATAAAGTAGAAGAGGAATTTGGGGATTTGATGTTCAGTCTCATCAATTTCGCGCGTTTCAAGGGAATCAATCCAGACGATGCCTTAGAACGTACCAACAAGAAGTTTATCAAGCGTTTCCAATTCTTAGAAGTAGAGAGTGCCAAGGATGGCAAAGTGCTAGGGGAGATGACCTTAGAGGAAATGGACGGCTATTGGGAACGTGCCAAAACAGAGGCCTAA